A single region of the bacterium genome encodes:
- a CDS encoding GTP-binding protein gives MSKEKFERTKPHVNVGTIGHVDHGKTTLTAAITSRQAHKGLAEKMD, from the coding sequence ATGTCCAAGGAAAAGTTCGAGCGGACGAAGCCCCACGTGAACGTGGGCACGATCGGTCACGTCGACCACGGGAAGACGACGCTGACGGCTGCGATCACTTCCCGCCAGGCGCACAAGGGTCTGGCCGAGAAGATGGACTT
- a CDS encoding PilZ domain-containing protein, which yields MGRALRRHRTDTRTTPRLPLCAPVFVTTDEGKPVAPLARTAEIGLGGLRLTAAEGVAPGARVHVAVRLPSGRIFEIDGRVAWSRQTLHPALFGTPTGRDDDADLGIAFDPTCEEALLPIARLFVARDQERMRANRIRRIHGLPLHA from the coding sequence ATGGGCAGAGCGCTTCGAAGGCATCGCACCGACACGCGAACGACCCCGCGCCTCCCCCTCTGCGCCCCGGTCTTCGTCACCACCGATGAAGGAAAGCCCGTGGCCCCGTTGGCGCGGACGGCCGAGATCGGCCTGGGCGGGCTGCGCCTGACCGCGGCCGAGGGCGTGGCGCCCGGCGCGCGTGTGCACGTCGCCGTGCGCCTGCCTTCGGGCCGGATCTTCGAGATCGACGGCCGAGTCGCCTGGTCGAGACAGACCCTCCACCCCGCTCTCTTCGGCACGCCCACGGGGCGGGACGACGACGCCGACCTCGGCATCGCCTTCGACCCCACCTGTGAAGAGGCGCTGCTGCCGATCGCCCGCCTCTTCGTTGCGCGAGACCAGGAGCGGATGCGGGCGAACCGGATCCGACGGATCCACGGGCTTCCGCTCCATGCTTGA
- the rlmB gene encoding 23S rRNA (guanosine(2251)-2'-O)-methyltransferase RlmB: MAEGRGKRRGVGVAEGRGKRRGTDRRRGERGGGTEWLYGLHPVREALRAGRREIHRVWIREGTDRAELAEVADAAGAAGVVVERVPRSVLDERVAPDAQSQGIAAEAEPLPELSLRALVERAADYAAPLPPVLLALDGVEDPQNVGAIARVAEAAGVAGLVLTERRAPALTPAVARASAGAIEWLPVARVPNLNRALGGLQERGYWVVAAAPEDGRSLYEMEDRLLDAPLVVVLGAEGRGVRPSVASAADHRVWVPMRGEVASLNVSTAGAAILFDLVRRRGQPER, translated from the coding sequence GTGGCGGAAGGACGCGGCAAGCGGCGCGGAGTCGGAGTCGCGGAAGGACGCGGCAAGCGGCGCGGCACGGATCGGCGTCGAGGCGAACGTGGCGGCGGAACCGAGTGGCTCTACGGCCTCCATCCGGTGCGCGAGGCGCTTCGGGCGGGCCGACGAGAGATCCACCGCGTCTGGATCCGAGAGGGCACAGATCGCGCGGAGCTCGCCGAGGTGGCCGACGCGGCGGGTGCAGCGGGCGTCGTCGTGGAACGGGTCCCGCGGAGCGTCCTGGACGAGCGCGTCGCGCCCGACGCCCAGTCCCAGGGCATCGCTGCCGAAGCGGAGCCCTTGCCCGAGCTCTCTCTGCGGGCCCTGGTCGAACGCGCAGCCGATTACGCCGCGCCGCTCCCGCCGGTCCTGCTCGCCCTCGACGGCGTCGAGGATCCGCAGAACGTGGGCGCGATCGCCCGGGTGGCCGAAGCGGCCGGGGTCGCAGGACTGGTGCTGACCGAGCGCCGTGCTCCCGCCCTGACTCCGGCGGTCGCGCGCGCCTCGGCGGGCGCGATCGAGTGGCTGCCTGTAGCCCGCGTGCCGAACTTGAACAGGGCCCTCGGGGGACTGCAGGAGCGGGGCTACTGGGTGGTCGCGGCGGCTCCGGAGGACGGTCGCTCGCTCTACGAGATGGAAGACCGCCTGCTCGATGCCCCCCTCGTCGTCGTGCTCGGGGCCGAGGGCCGGGGGGTTCGACCGAGTGTGGCGTCCGCGGCGGATCACCGGGTCTGGGTCCCGATGCGCGGGGAGGTGGCCTCCCTCAACGTCTCGACGGCGGGAGCTGCGATCCTCTTCGATCTGGTCCGCCGTCGCGGTCAGCCCGAGCGCTGA
- a CDS encoding NADH-quinone oxidoreductase subunit C, producing MSRIDPNSMRARHRDLAVEVIESPDPGGELRITVPGAHAKTLLARLVDEDETAANRLVDLTVIDRGAGQGEHRFEVVYRLHSASRHAAVRVHAVVAEADPSIESVLSLWPGAAWPEREAFDLFGLHFKGHPELRRLLLDPAFEGAPLRKGESPPARAPSTEGGPAAEGTLR from the coding sequence GTGAGCCGGATCGATCCGAATTCGATGCGCGCGCGTCACCGCGACCTCGCGGTCGAGGTGATCGAATCGCCGGATCCCGGAGGCGAGCTGCGGATCACCGTGCCGGGTGCGCACGCGAAGACGCTCCTCGCTCGCCTCGTCGACGAGGACGAGACCGCCGCGAATCGCCTGGTCGACCTGACCGTGATCGATCGCGGGGCCGGCCAAGGAGAGCACCGGTTCGAGGTGGTCTACCGGCTCCACTCCGCGAGCCGCCACGCCGCGGTCCGCGTGCATGCCGTCGTCGCCGAGGCGGATCCCTCGATCGAGTCGGTCCTCTCGCTCTGGCCCGGCGCCGCCTGGCCCGAGCGCGAGGCCTTCGATCTCTTCGGCCTCCACTTCAAGGGACATCCGGAGCTGCGGCGCCTGCTCCTCGATCCGGCCTTCGAGGGCGCACCGCTCCGAAAGGGGGAGTCGCCTCCGGCGCGTGCGCCGTCTACCGAAGGCGGGCCGGCCGCGGAGGGGACGCTCCGATGA
- a CDS encoding LamG domain-containing protein has product MTSVVVATGLSAPAQAQDYEISYDASLGTLPSAQGWTHVVVDPAPVDGLDETNYSVAGGALTQGPTGGPSNDDANVQYYRPPAYDYLFTEDVLQVEIRLRIVSSTVTLPGFGQPKSGFTVYLKDSLPRNVFISFGESEVFLGSTNSQVSAVVPYDTTLGFRDYVLRVDANGASLSIEGELVATLPLGSMAIGGVDNLLGIGDVFPEERGSAEIESFRFSRTDPSEPYARDLTLVSATFSSFLTAPDFSNTANGDVDCPAGTQVISGGASILSPSGAERDILLLESIPSDIGTAAEDWEADFERFLSANPFDIEVFAVCGEVPGLEHRVEPSPPTPSPPLECAPGLSQIGGRDYETTEIDYITCAESLGWIQRNFVSDLTTDEEHEINALCPVATYLIGGDARVNDFGAGLTHLGVTESTPLTLFTDQPVLWAARANSFDPTGPPASPWQLEVTIWCAPKADPTEHRPGIAGRFQGSEFGVFDDLGGNDGTFHNGAAGVSGFNGQAFEFERINQEWIELARSPKFYPQGDFTVDAWIQTDNVDPGGSGHTIVELFEPGGDPANPGEANQLNGWSLELTPNGFLKGNVFVFFPSGTAATGDVDLADGLPHHVALQRSGGDVRIFVDGAHAAETTIQNSWDGGPMNVPVQQFPDPVSIGGHRDNQLDTTSRHWEGLIDDVKFYNRGLSPEEIAEIAGCGLPLLPRVVNIDADRHGGREAARDETRLCVYLTAGEYEVELLSEATDPEARFTGWAPDVGATWNTRVEAKPEIDPDFGFGDVTAHADAATAFANTSPTTIPFTLTGDQRVHFGVEEEDRILDNRGGVSFRITRVPEPGFGLVLGIGSALLACSRRRST; this is encoded by the coding sequence ATGACGTCTGTCGTCGTGGCGACCGGCCTATCGGCGCCCGCCCAGGCGCAGGACTACGAAATCTCCTACGACGCATCGCTCGGCACGCTCCCGAGCGCCCAGGGCTGGACGCACGTCGTGGTCGATCCCGCGCCCGTCGACGGCCTCGACGAGACCAACTACTCCGTCGCGGGGGGCGCGCTCACGCAGGGACCGACCGGCGGGCCGAGTAACGACGACGCGAACGTGCAGTACTACCGGCCGCCGGCCTACGACTACCTCTTCACGGAGGACGTCCTCCAAGTCGAGATCAGACTGCGCATCGTTTCCAGCACGGTCACCCTTCCGGGATTCGGCCAACCGAAATCGGGCTTCACCGTCTACCTGAAGGATTCACTCCCGCGAAACGTATTCATCTCGTTCGGCGAGTCCGAGGTCTTCCTGGGGTCGACGAACAGCCAGGTCTCTGCGGTCGTCCCCTACGACACGACTCTGGGTTTCCGGGACTACGTCCTTCGCGTCGACGCGAACGGCGCGAGCCTCTCGATCGAGGGCGAGCTCGTCGCGACGCTCCCGCTCGGCAGCATGGCGATCGGCGGTGTCGACAACCTGCTGGGGATCGGCGACGTCTTCCCCGAGGAGCGCGGGAGCGCGGAGATCGAGTCCTTCCGCTTTTCGCGAACCGACCCGTCCGAGCCCTACGCGCGGGACTTGACGCTCGTGAGCGCCACTTTCTCGTCGTTCCTGACCGCACCCGACTTCTCCAACACCGCCAATGGTGATGTAGACTGCCCAGCGGGGACGCAGGTGATCTCCGGCGGGGCGTCCATTCTGTCTCCCTCCGGTGCGGAACGCGACATTCTCCTTCTCGAGAGCATTCCGAGCGACATCGGCACGGCCGCCGAGGACTGGGAAGCCGACTTCGAGCGGTTCCTCAGCGCGAACCCGTTCGACATCGAGGTGTTCGCGGTCTGCGGCGAAGTGCCGGGACTGGAGCACCGCGTCGAGCCGTCCCCCCCGACCCCGAGTCCGCCGCTCGAATGTGCCCCCGGCCTCTCCCAGATCGGTGGGCGCGACTACGAGACGACGGAGATCGACTACATCACGTGCGCCGAATCGCTCGGCTGGATCCAGCGAAACTTCGTGTCGGACCTCACGACGGACGAGGAGCACGAGATCAACGCCTTGTGTCCGGTCGCGACCTACCTGATCGGCGGGGACGCTCGCGTGAACGATTTCGGTGCGGGACTGACACACCTCGGCGTCACGGAGAGCACCCCGTTGACGCTCTTCACCGATCAACCCGTCCTGTGGGCCGCACGCGCCAACAGCTTCGATCCGACGGGGCCGCCGGCGTCTCCCTGGCAGCTCGAAGTGACGATCTGGTGCGCTCCCAAGGCCGATCCGACCGAACATCGCCCCGGCATCGCGGGCCGTTTCCAGGGCAGCGAGTTCGGCGTCTTCGACGACCTGGGCGGGAACGACGGCACGTTCCACAACGGTGCGGCGGGCGTTTCCGGGTTCAATGGCCAGGCCTTCGAATTCGAGCGCATCAACCAGGAGTGGATCGAGCTCGCGCGCTCGCCGAAGTTCTATCCGCAAGGAGACTTCACGGTCGACGCGTGGATCCAGACCGACAACGTGGACCCGGGCGGAAGCGGTCACACGATCGTCGAGCTCTTCGAGCCGGGCGGGGACCCGGCCAATCCGGGCGAAGCCAACCAGCTGAATGGATGGAGTCTGGAGCTCACACCGAATGGCTTCCTGAAGGGGAACGTCTTCGTGTTCTTCCCCAGCGGAACCGCGGCCACGGGCGACGTCGACCTGGCCGATGGTCTGCCGCATCACGTCGCCCTGCAGCGAAGCGGCGGCGACGTGCGGATCTTCGTCGATGGCGCCCACGCGGCCGAGACGACGATCCAGAATTCCTGGGATGGCGGACCGATGAACGTGCCCGTACAGCAGTTTCCGGACCCCGTGTCGATCGGCGGTCACCGCGACAACCAGCTCGACACGACGAGTCGGCACTGGGAGGGACTGATCGACGACGTGAAGTTCTACAATCGCGGGCTCTCCCCGGAAGAGATCGCCGAGATCGCCGGCTGCGGCCTGCCGCTGCTCCCCCGCGTCGTCAACATCGATGCCGACCGCCACGGCGGGCGCGAGGCGGCGCGCGACGAGACACGTCTCTGCGTCTACCTCACGGCGGGCGAGTACGAGGTCGAGCTGCTCTCGGAGGCCACGGATCCCGAGGCGCGCTTCACGGGCTGGGCCCCGGACGTCGGCGCAACGTGGAACACGCGGGTCGAGGCGAAGCCGGAGATCGATCCCGACTTCGGCTTCGGAGACGTGACGGCCCATGCGGACGCGGCGACGGCCTTCGCGAACACGAGCCCGACGACGATTCCATTCACCCTGACCGGGGATCAGCGCGTCCACTTCGGCGTCGAGGAAGAGGATCGAATCCTCGACAACCGCGGTGGCGTCTCCTTCCGCATCACGCGCGTCCCCGAGCCCGGCTTCGGGCTCGTGCTCGGGATCGGTTCGGCGCTCCTCGCTTGTTCGCGTCGCCGATCGACCTGA
- a CDS encoding DUF4388 domain-containing protein, translating to MSHDESDFAFGRSFSTESKRVLGLDPKEGLRVLARSGRAILLERGDDAGTEVPADRDLVLSCDVRAFALADLLALVHDAGKSGYLLFQYEGEEKAVWLSRGEVVFAASNLVPDRLGACLLRAGLIEQGQLDLAEQRYHPSTRFGKVVVELGILTPRELWNGVKTQVEDIVRSLFSYTAGWIHFWEGEIEPDNVVRLSLPTRRLIGEGLARRDDLLRFLARLEDPRTAILLGDASRPPASDNERAILDALADEDRFAGICHHSGFDPRTAARTIQFLQLTGHVAIEVGTSEEHGPWTTADDDVVREAVELHAKLIFELAAPLIALDGASEVAGRLDRILEESAENGRKLLEGVQVGEQGTLDPAVLSHRALRLTGDRVREVDEALGEVVAYLEFELKNHPQIEDCAPFLEAVDPLRAMLIR from the coding sequence GTGTCCCACGACGAGAGCGATTTCGCGTTCGGTCGGTCCTTCTCCACCGAATCGAAGAGAGTCCTCGGGCTCGACCCGAAAGAGGGGCTTCGCGTCCTTGCGCGATCGGGACGCGCGATCCTGCTTGAACGTGGTGACGACGCCGGGACGGAAGTGCCCGCCGATCGCGATCTCGTTCTGTCTTGCGACGTGCGCGCGTTCGCCCTCGCCGATCTCCTTGCGCTCGTCCACGACGCGGGCAAGTCGGGGTACCTGCTCTTTCAGTACGAAGGGGAAGAGAAGGCGGTCTGGCTGAGTCGGGGAGAGGTCGTCTTCGCAGCATCGAACCTCGTGCCCGACCGACTCGGGGCCTGCCTGCTTCGCGCCGGGCTCATCGAGCAGGGCCAGCTCGATCTCGCGGAGCAGCGGTACCACCCGAGCACGCGCTTCGGCAAGGTCGTGGTCGAGCTCGGGATCCTCACGCCGCGAGAGCTCTGGAACGGCGTGAAGACCCAGGTCGAGGACATCGTTCGTTCGCTCTTCTCCTACACCGCGGGCTGGATCCACTTCTGGGAAGGCGAGATCGAGCCCGACAACGTCGTTCGATTGAGCCTTCCGACCCGTCGCCTGATCGGTGAGGGGCTCGCGCGGCGCGACGACCTGCTGCGGTTCCTCGCGCGCCTCGAAGATCCGCGCACCGCCATCCTGCTTGGAGACGCGTCCCGGCCCCCGGCCTCGGACAACGAGCGCGCGATCCTCGATGCGCTCGCCGACGAGGATCGATTCGCCGGCATCTGCCACCACTCGGGATTCGATCCGCGAACCGCCGCGCGAACGATCCAGTTCCTACAGCTGACGGGCCACGTCGCGATCGAGGTAGGAACGTCCGAGGAGCACGGACCGTGGACGACGGCGGACGACGACGTGGTTCGCGAAGCCGTCGAGCTCCACGCGAAGCTCATCTTCGAGCTCGCCGCGCCCTTGATCGCCCTCGACGGCGCGAGCGAGGTCGCGGGACGCCTCGACCGCATCCTCGAGGAGAGTGCCGAGAACGGGCGCAAGCTGCTCGAAGGCGTCCAGGTGGGAGAGCAGGGGACGCTCGATCCCGCGGTGCTGAGCCATCGAGCGCTGCGTCTGACCGGCGATCGCGTACGCGAGGTGGACGAGGCGCTCGGCGAGGTCGTCGCCTATCTCGAGTTCGAGCTGAAGAACCACCCGCAGATCGAGGACTGCGCGCCATTCCTCGAAGCCGTCGATCCGCTTCGGGCTATGCTGATCCGCTGA
- a CDS encoding PEP-CTERM sorting domain-containing protein has product MRALLLPLVGIGLLLPYTSSAASLTWVSDLIAEETDYAATLRGVTSGGDVLLGYLTTPNGLEAFRWTATDGLRTLGDLPGGERNSIAWASSADGSVVVGSSISGSGREAFVWDEDQGIRGLGDLPGGGFNSRAIAVSDSGHLIAGGARSDLGAEGFFAVPDGSAPVGIGTLPGASNSLVYAISGDGTAILGRSRIAAGPEAFVWTEANGMLGLGDLPGGIYESEAFAASFDGSVVIGSANPEAGVEGFVWTAADGMRGLGFLQETRLSESNAFGVSRDGRFIVGESSSDGGETWSAVIWDENRNVQSLELLLALAGLEAGEWQLDAAHSISDDGLQIFGYGTNSAGERDAFIAVIPEPSSGILIAFGLCLLNRGTGSRR; this is encoded by the coding sequence ATGCGCGCGTTGCTTCTTCCGCTTGTCGGTATCGGGCTCCTCCTCCCGTACACGAGCAGTGCCGCATCCTTGACGTGGGTCTCTGACCTGATCGCCGAAGAAACCGACTACGCTGCAACGCTGCGCGGTGTCACCTCGGGGGGCGACGTCCTCCTGGGCTATTTGACCACGCCGAACGGCTTGGAGGCCTTCCGATGGACAGCGACCGACGGACTTAGAACGCTCGGCGATCTCCCCGGCGGCGAGCGAAACAGCATCGCCTGGGCCAGCTCAGCCGACGGCTCAGTCGTCGTGGGAAGCTCCATTTCCGGCTCAGGAAGAGAGGCTTTCGTCTGGGACGAGGACCAGGGAATTCGCGGACTTGGCGACCTGCCAGGCGGCGGCTTCAACAGTCGCGCGATCGCCGTATCCGATAGCGGCCATCTGATCGCAGGGGGCGCACGATCCGACCTCGGCGCAGAGGGGTTCTTCGCCGTGCCGGATGGGAGTGCTCCCGTGGGCATCGGCACGCTTCCTGGCGCATCCAATAGCCTGGTCTACGCCATCTCGGGCGATGGCACCGCAATCCTGGGCCGCTCGAGGATCGCTGCCGGCCCGGAAGCCTTCGTTTGGACCGAAGCGAATGGCATGCTGGGGCTGGGTGATCTGCCGGGGGGCATCTACGAGAGCGAGGCTTTCGCCGCCTCCTTTGACGGCAGCGTCGTGATCGGCTCCGCGAATCCGGAGGCAGGTGTCGAAGGCTTCGTCTGGACTGCGGCCGACGGCATGCGCGGCCTCGGATTCTTGCAGGAAACCCGCCTCAGCGAGAGCAATGCGTTCGGAGTTTCTCGCGACGGTCGCTTCATCGTGGGCGAATCCTCATCGGATGGAGGCGAGACATGGAGCGCAGTCATCTGGGACGAGAATCGCAACGTGCAGTCGCTTGAGCTCCTTCTCGCTCTGGCGGGCCTTGAAGCCGGCGAATGGCAACTCGACGCCGCCCACTCGATCTCGGACGACGGACTACAGATATTCGGCTACGGAACGAATTCCGCCGGAGAGCGCGATGCCTTCATCGCGGTCATTCCAGAACCGTCTTCAGGGATCCTGATCGCGTTTGGCCTTTGTCTGCTGAACCGAGGCACCGGATCCCGGCGTTGA
- the lipB gene encoding lipoyl(octanoyl) transferase LipB — translation MSSQVIQIEWLGALRYGDGLALQERAVADRIAGTAADRVLLLEHPAVVTLGRSTDPDNLRLSPDELREKGIDVFEVGRGGDVTYHAPGQLVGYPILDLDAQGRKDVHVHLRRIEAALMEAAESYGIPCRRVEGRTGVFVDRARSAEPDGPDRKIASIGVGVRKWVTFHGFALNVSIDLAGFDAIVPCGLQDVEMTSVARELEREGRPALSDEIVRDAVAASLARWLGPEAPTAE, via the coding sequence GTGTCCTCGCAAGTGATCCAGATCGAATGGCTCGGCGCCCTGCGCTACGGCGACGGGCTCGCGCTCCAGGAGCGCGCCGTGGCGGACCGGATCGCCGGGACGGCCGCGGACCGGGTGCTGCTGCTCGAGCACCCGGCCGTCGTGACGCTCGGTCGAAGCACCGACCCCGACAACCTTCGTCTCTCTCCGGACGAGCTGCGCGAGAAGGGGATCGACGTCTTCGAGGTCGGGCGCGGAGGCGACGTGACCTACCACGCGCCGGGGCAGCTCGTGGGCTATCCGATCCTCGATCTCGATGCCCAGGGTCGAAAGGACGTGCACGTCCATCTGCGACGGATCGAAGCCGCGCTGATGGAGGCGGCCGAGTCGTACGGGATTCCGTGCCGTCGCGTCGAAGGGCGGACCGGCGTCTTCGTCGATCGCGCGCGCAGTGCCGAGCCCGACGGCCCCGATCGGAAGATCGCCTCGATCGGCGTCGGTGTGCGCAAGTGGGTGACGTTCCACGGATTCGCGCTGAACGTCTCGATCGACCTCGCGGGCTTCGACGCGATCGTGCCCTGTGGTCTGCAGGACGTGGAGATGACCAGCGTGGCGCGGGAGCTCGAGCGGGAAGGGCGCCCGGCCCTGTCCGACGAGATCGTTCGCGACGCGGTCGCGGCGTCGCTGGCTCGATGGCTCGGCCCGGAGGCGCCCACGGCCGAGTGA
- a CDS encoding aspartate-semialdehyde dehydrogenase — MTASFRDLRDRPLTVCVVGATGAVGEVLLSVLEERRFPVGALRPLASARSVGATVRFAGRDHPVREARPEAFEGADLVFFAATGELSKSLAPEAAERGAIAIDKSNTWRMHEHVPLVVPEINADAALGHRGIIACPNCTTIGLVMALEPIRRAAGLEEIVVTTLQAASGAGRDGLDELEAQQAALASGASPEAEVFPAPLANNPLPLCERFLENGYSTEEQKLRQETRKIFDLPSLPIAMTCVRVPVPVGHAATALVRTTHPLDAEEAQRAIAGFEGVELVDDPAENLFPTTRDVVGRDEVLVGRVRRDLDSERLWLWEVSDNLRKGAATNAVQIAETLLAAPPSSQAPGPF, encoded by the coding sequence ATGACCGCATCCTTCCGCGATCTGCGCGATCGCCCCCTCACCGTCTGTGTCGTCGGCGCCACCGGCGCCGTCGGCGAAGTCCTCCTCTCCGTCCTCGAGGAGCGTCGCTTCCCGGTCGGGGCGCTCCGCCCCCTGGCGAGCGCCCGATCCGTCGGCGCCACGGTGCGCTTCGCGGGGCGCGACCATCCCGTGCGCGAAGCGCGGCCCGAAGCGTTCGAGGGAGCCGACCTGGTCTTCTTCGCGGCGACCGGCGAACTCTCGAAGAGCCTCGCTCCCGAGGCGGCCGAACGCGGTGCGATCGCGATCGACAAGTCCAACACCTGGCGCATGCACGAGCACGTGCCGCTCGTCGTTCCGGAGATCAACGCCGATGCCGCGCTCGGCCATCGAGGCATCATCGCCTGTCCGAACTGCACGACCATCGGCCTCGTGATGGCCCTCGAGCCGATCCGGCGTGCCGCGGGGCTCGAAGAGATCGTCGTGACGACCCTCCAGGCCGCTTCCGGTGCCGGCCGGGACGGACTCGACGAGCTCGAGGCCCAGCAGGCGGCGCTCGCCAGTGGTGCCTCGCCCGAAGCCGAGGTCTTCCCGGCCCCCCTCGCGAACAACCCCCTGCCCCTCTGCGAACGATTCCTCGAGAACGGCTACTCGACCGAGGAGCAGAAGCTCCGCCAGGAGACGCGCAAGATCTTCGACCTGCCGTCGCTTCCGATCGCGATGACCTGCGTGCGGGTCCCCGTCCCGGTTGGACATGCCGCGACGGCGCTCGTGCGGACGACCCACCCGCTCGACGCCGAAGAGGCACAGCGGGCAATCGCAGGCTTCGAGGGCGTCGAGCTCGTCGACGATCCGGCCGAGAACCTCTTTCCCACCACGCGCGACGTCGTCGGCCGAGACGAAGTCCTCGTCGGGCGCGTCCGACGGGACCTCGATTCCGAGCGCCTCTGGCTCTGGGAGGTCTCCGACAACCTCCGAAAGGGCGCGGCCACGAACGCGGTCCAGATCGCCGAGACCCTGCTGGCCGCGCCCCCGTCGTCGCAGGCGCCCGGTCCGTTCTGA
- a CDS encoding 2-oxo acid dehydrogenase subunit E2 → MSIEVELPSLGESVFEGTVSRWLVSEGEWVEVDQPLVEVTTDKVDAEIPAPHAGVVEAITVAEGDVIEVGAVLARIDPDGKPTAAPAAAEPAAVPPPVAPPASVTSAPPPVAEAAPPATPVARRVAEDASIDLRDVEGTGSAGRVTKDDVLRHQSAAPAAAAPAQQAPVVPASPAPPAAAAPARRAPAPNAFGYELQEGDRVIPMSPMRKIISDHMVYSKRTSPHVGTVAEVDLSAVVKLRNQHKRSFQESYGKPLTFLPFIVNATVRALREYPALNASVVEDAIIEKQDIHVGVATETEKGLVVPVVRHADRLSLAGTAMAIDDLATRARNRKLSADDLKGGTFTVSNPGRQGNLYGFAIINQPQVGILRMGEIAKRAVVRSLDGEDAIVIRTMMFLALSYDHRAVDGAPANGFLYRIRELLEAGDFDL, encoded by the coding sequence ATGTCGATCGAGGTGGAACTTCCGTCGCTCGGAGAGAGCGTTTTCGAAGGGACCGTGTCCCGCTGGCTGGTCAGCGAGGGCGAGTGGGTCGAGGTCGACCAGCCGCTGGTCGAAGTCACGACCGACAAGGTCGACGCCGAGATCCCCGCGCCCCATGCCGGCGTGGTCGAGGCGATCACCGTCGCCGAGGGGGACGTGATCGAGGTCGGCGCCGTGCTCGCGCGGATCGATCCCGACGGCAAGCCGACCGCGGCGCCGGCCGCCGCCGAGCCCGCTGCGGTGCCGCCGCCGGTGGCCCCGCCTGCGTCGGTCACCTCGGCCCCGCCGCCCGTCGCGGAGGCCGCGCCGCCGGCGACGCCGGTCGCGCGCCGGGTCGCCGAGGATGCGTCGATCGACCTGCGCGACGTCGAGGGGACGGGGAGTGCCGGGCGCGTCACCAAGGACGACGTGCTCCGACATCAGTCGGCCGCTCCCGCAGCGGCCGCGCCGGCCCAGCAGGCGCCGGTCGTGCCCGCGTCCCCGGCGCCGCCGGCCGCCGCCGCGCCCGCTCGGCGTGCGCCCGCCCCGAATGCATTCGGCTACGAGCTGCAGGAGGGCGACCGGGTCATCCCGATGTCGCCGATGCGCAAGATCATCTCGGACCACATGGTCTACTCGAAGCGGACGAGCCCCCACGTCGGCACCGTCGCCGAGGTCGACCTGTCCGCGGTCGTGAAGCTCCGGAACCAGCACAAGCGCTCGTTCCAGGAGAGCTACGGCAAGCCGCTCACGTTCCTGCCCTTCATCGTGAACGCGACCGTGCGCGCGCTCCGCGAGTACCCGGCGCTGAACGCGTCGGTCGTGGAGGACGCGATCATCGAGAAGCAGGACATCCACGTCGGTGTCGCCACGGAGACCGAGAAGGGTCTCGTCGTGCCGGTGGTGCGCCACGCGGACCGGCTCTCCTTGGCCGGGACGGCAATGGCGATCGACGATCTCGCCACGCGCGCACGAAACCGGAAGCTCTCCGCCGACGACCTCAAGGGCGGAACGTTCACCGTCTCGAACCCCGGGCGCCAGGGCAACCTCTACGGCTTCGCGATCATCAACCAGCCACAGGTCGGGATCCTGCGGATGGGCGAGATCGCCAAGCGCGCCGTCGTGCGGTCCCTCGACGGCGAGGATGCGATCGTGATCCGGACGATGATGTTCCTCGCACTCTCCTACGACCATCGCGCCGTCGATGGCGCACCCGCGAACGGCTTCCTGTACCGCATCCGCGAGCTCCTCGAGGCCGGGGACTTCGATCTCTAG